One Solanum pennellii chromosome 10, SPENNV200 genomic region harbors:
- the LOC107002173 gene encoding eukaryotic translation initiation factor 3 subunit E translates to MASKYDLTPRVAQQLDIHLIFPLLEFLQEQGLYPDEYILKAKIELLNHTNMVDYAMDIHKSLYHTDDVPQEMMERRAEVVARLKALEEAAAPLITFLQNSSAVQELRADKQHNLQLLQERYQIGPDQIEALYQYAKFQFECGNYSGAADYLYQYRALCTNSDRSVSALWGKLAAEILMQNWDIALEELNRLKEIIDSKSFSTPLNQVQNRIWLMHWSLFIFFNHDNGKTLIIDLFNQDKYLNAIQTSAPHLLRYLAIAFIVNKRRRPQFKDFIKVIQQEQHSCKDPITEFLACIYVNYDFDGAQEKMKECEELILNDPFLGKRAEEGSFSSVPLRDEFLENARLFISETYCRIHQRIDMGVLAEKLNLNLEEAERWMVNLIRTSKLDAKIDTETGTVTMEPNQPNVYEQLIDHTKPLSGRTYKLVSQLLEHAQTQLAR, encoded by the exons ATGGCGTCGAAGTACGATTTGACGCCACGTGTAGCGCAGCAATTGGACATTCACTTGATTTTCCCGTTACTGGAGTTTTTGCAAGAGCAGGGATTATACCCAGATGAATATATACTCAAGGCGAAGATTGAGCTGCTCAATCACACTAACATGGTTGATTATGCTATGGATATTCATAAGTCTCTCTATCATACCGACGATGTACCTCAAg AAATGATGGAGAGGAGAGCTGAGGTTGTGGCAAGGTTGAAAGCACTTGAGGAAGCTGCAGCCCCATTGATCACTTTTTTGCAGAATTCCAGTGCTGTGCAGGAGTTGAGAGCTGACAAACAGCACAATCTTCAGTTGCTCCAGGAGCGGTACCAG ATTGGTCCAGACCAGATAGAGGCATTGTATCAATATGCCAAATTTCAGTTTGAATGTGGAAATTACTCTGGTGCTGCTGATTATCTTTACCAGTACCGAGCATTGTGCACAAACAGTGACAGGAGCGTGAGTGCATTGTGGGGAAAGCTTGCAGCGGAGATACTAATGCAGAATTGGGATATTGCACTCGAGGAACTCAACCGCTTGAAAGAAATTATCGACTCAAAG AGTTTCTCTACTCCGTTGAATCAAGTTCAGAATAGAATATGGCTAATGCATTGGAGTCTATTCATCTTCTTCAACCATGACAATGGCAAGACACTGATCATTGACCTGTTTAACCAGGACAA ATACTTGAATGCCATTCAAACAAGTGCTCCCCACTTGCTGCGATACTTGGCTATTGCATTTATTGTCAACAAGAGAAGAAGACCTCAATTTAAGGACTTTATAAAGGTTATTCAGCAGGAGCAACACTCTTGCAAAGATCCCATCACAGAGTTTTTGGCATGTATTTACGTCAACTATGATTTTGATGGGGCACAGGAGAAGATGAAGGAGTGCGAAGAG CTAATATTGAATGACCCATTCCTTGGAAAAAGAGCTGAAGAGGGCAGTTTCTCCTCTGTGCCATTGAGAGATGAATTCCTTGAAAATGCTCGTCTTTTTATCTCTGAGACCTACTGCCGCATTCACCAACGCATTGACATGGG GGTTCTAGCTGAGAAACTTAACTTGAACCTTGAGGAGGCAGAGCGATGGATGGTGAATCTTATCAGGACCTCAAAGCTTGATGCCAAGATAGACACTGAAACCGGGACAGTTACAATGGAACCAAATCAGCCTAATGT GTACGAGCAGCTCATCGATCACACCAAGCCCCTTTCTGGACGCACGTACAAATTAGTCAGTCAGCTTCTTGAACATGCACAGACACAACTTGCTAGATAG
- the LOC107002660 gene encoding probable calcium-binding protein CML49 isoform X2 — protein sequence MSGYPHNVPGYGYGQPPSSQPYSSTPYGAPPPSSASPYGAPPPSSASPYGASPSPYGAPPSPYGAPPPQSHSPYAPVPSPYGAGAPSYGDPHKPPKENKPQSSSPPPSAPFGDPNKPPKDSHSQPSAPYGGYHAPPPAGPYGASSPFASLVPSAFPPGTDPNIVACFQLADQDGSGLIDDKELQKALSSYNQSFSLRTVHLLMYLFTNTNTRKIGPKEFTSVFYSLQEWRGIFERFDRDRSGKIDSSELRDALLSLGYAVSPSILELLVSKFDKTGGKSRAIEYDNFIECCLTVKGLTEKFKEKDTSYSGSATFTYESFMLTVLPFLIA from the exons ATGTCCGGTTACCCGCACAATGTTCCCGGCTACGGTTACGGCCAGCCACCGTCATCTCAGCCGTACTCCTCCACCCCATACGGTGCTCCACCGCCGTCGTCAGCTTCACCTTACGGTGCTCCACCACCGTCTTCAGCATCACCCTACGGTGCTTCACCATCACCTTACGGTGCTCCACCATCACCCTACGGTGCTCCACCTCCTCAATCTCACTCCCCTTACGCTCCCGTTCCGTCTCCCTACGGCGCCGGAGCACCGTCTTACGGTGATCCGCATAAACCCCCAAAAGAGAATAAACCACAATCTTCAT CTCCACCTCCTTCGGCTCCGTTCGGTGATCCGAACAAACCACCGAAGGATAGCCACTCACAACCGTCTGCTCCTTATGGTGGATACCACGCGCCACCTCCTGCTGGGCCTTATGGAGCTAGTAGCCCTTTTGCATCTCTCGTGCCGTCTGCTTTTCCACCGGGAACCGATCCGAATATTGTAGCTTGTTTCCAGCTCGCGGATCAGGATGGGAGTGGGTTAATTGATGATAAGGAGCTGCAGAAGGCGCTTTCTTCGTATAATCAGAGCTTCAGCTTGAGAACTGTTCATCTGCTTATGTATCTCTTCACCAATACCAACACTAGAAAAATCG GTCCCAAAGAATTCACTTCAGTGTTCTACAGTCTCCAAGAATGGAGG GGAATTTTCGAGAGATTTGATAGGGATAGGAGTGGAAAAATTGATTCATCTGAATTGAGGGACGCGTTACTTAGCCTGGGATATGCTGTATCACCTTCTATCCTGGAATTGCTGGTCTCCAAGTTTGATAAAACTGGTGGAAAGAGTAGGGCCATTGAATATGATAACTTCATTGA GTGCTGCCTCACCGTTAAA GGGCTAACTGAGAAGTTCAAGGAGAAGGATACTTCATATTCTGGCTCTGCTACGTTCACTTATGAGTCGTTCATGCTAACAGTTTTGCCTTTCCTGATTGCTTAG
- the LOC107002660 gene encoding probable calcium-binding protein CML49 isoform X1, with product MSGYPHNVPGYGYGQPPSSQPYSSTPYGAPPPSSASPYGAPPPSSASPYGASPSPYGAPPSPYGAPPPQSHSPYAPVPSPYGAGAPSYGDPHKPPKENKPQSSSPYGGAGAGYPAPPPSAPFGDPNKPPKDSHSQPSAPYGGYHAPPPAGPYGASSPFASLVPSAFPPGTDPNIVACFQLADQDGSGLIDDKELQKALSSYNQSFSLRTVHLLMYLFTNTNTRKIGPKEFTSVFYSLQEWRGIFERFDRDRSGKIDSSELRDALLSLGYAVSPSILELLVSKFDKTGGKSRAIEYDNFIECCLTVKGLTEKFKEKDTSYSGSATFTYESFMLTVLPFLIA from the exons ATGTCCGGTTACCCGCACAATGTTCCCGGCTACGGTTACGGCCAGCCACCGTCATCTCAGCCGTACTCCTCCACCCCATACGGTGCTCCACCGCCGTCGTCAGCTTCACCTTACGGTGCTCCACCACCGTCTTCAGCATCACCCTACGGTGCTTCACCATCACCTTACGGTGCTCCACCATCACCCTACGGTGCTCCACCTCCTCAATCTCACTCCCCTTACGCTCCCGTTCCGTCTCCCTACGGCGCCGGAGCACCGTCTTACGGTGATCCGCATAAACCCCCAAAAGAGAATAAACCACAATCTTCATCTCCTTACGGTGGGGCAGGGGCTGGGTACCCTGCTCCACCTCCTTCGGCTCCGTTCGGTGATCCGAACAAACCACCGAAGGATAGCCACTCACAACCGTCTGCTCCTTATGGTGGATACCACGCGCCACCTCCTGCTGGGCCTTATGGAGCTAGTAGCCCTTTTGCATCTCTCGTGCCGTCTGCTTTTCCACCGGGAACCGATCCGAATATTGTAGCTTGTTTCCAGCTCGCGGATCAGGATGGGAGTGGGTTAATTGATGATAAGGAGCTGCAGAAGGCGCTTTCTTCGTATAATCAGAGCTTCAGCTTGAGAACTGTTCATCTGCTTATGTATCTCTTCACCAATACCAACACTAGAAAAATCG GTCCCAAAGAATTCACTTCAGTGTTCTACAGTCTCCAAGAATGGAGG GGAATTTTCGAGAGATTTGATAGGGATAGGAGTGGAAAAATTGATTCATCTGAATTGAGGGACGCGTTACTTAGCCTGGGATATGCTGTATCACCTTCTATCCTGGAATTGCTGGTCTCCAAGTTTGATAAAACTGGTGGAAAGAGTAGGGCCATTGAATATGATAACTTCATTGA GTGCTGCCTCACCGTTAAA GGGCTAACTGAGAAGTTCAAGGAGAAGGATACTTCATATTCTGGCTCTGCTACGTTCACTTATGAGTCGTTCATGCTAACAGTTTTGCCTTTCCTGATTGCTTAG
- the LOC107031927 gene encoding uncharacterized protein LOC107031927 translates to MMFLDEMDLSLWDPPENQVYTDESSYARWEYNLYFDPRLDVIEADALNKKSCLQVMKIQENKADSEIREVEADELMLQRQVAREDNMGLAASNKEIVNLESTLMPLQNENQLLAGTTLEERHAAEQATKEHSSKSTENEVLSVQNYDPSGMKGKEVVLAGTTLEEIHAAEQATKEHSSKSTENEVLAVQNYDPSGMKGKEVLLAGTTLEEIHAAEQATKEHSSKSTENEVLAVQNYDPSGMKGKEVVLAGTTLEEIHAAEQATKEHSSKSTENDVMLVQNYDPSGTKGKEVVLAGTTLEEIHAAEQATKEYSNKSTENEVTVVQYYDPSGMKGKEVLLAGTTLEEIHAAVQATKEHSSKSTENEVTPVQNYDPSGMKGKEVVHAGIVRTIGGTQPGLLNPMIGERSDPQRKLMGGGEYNGDNAIRGTQQQLAGAKRSGDFAGISSTSQLHFRRRSETSLFAPLFQENNNLRNAQNMLVRSYDRTSQVPWNVHNVEVVFPMASLTPSSRMACIDNMSLVQLKALASQLNIVGVSKTRKADLQQLLRTKLQAQDWP, encoded by the exons ATGATGTTTCTTGATGAGATGGATTTATCTCTTTGGGATCCACCTGAAAATCAAG TCTACACAGATGAAAGCAGCTATGCAAGATGGGAGTATAACTTGTATTTCGATCCGAGGCTTG ACGTGATCGAGGCAGATGCTTTAAACAAGAAATCATGTCTGCAAGTGATGAAGATACAGGAAAACAAAGCTGATTCAGAAATTCGAGAAGTTGAAGCTGATGAACTTATGCTCCAGAGACAAGTTGCCCGTGAAGATAATATGGGTCTTGCTGCATCGAATAAGGAGATTGTTAACCTGGAGAGCACGCTAATGCCTTTACAAAATGAGAATCAGCTG CTTGCAGGAACAACTCTAGAGGAGAGACATGCTGCAGAACAAGCAACCAAAGAACATAGCAGCAAATCAACAGAAAATGAAGTGTTGTCTGTTCAGAATTATGATCCATCTGGAATGAAGGGAAAAGAAGTGGTGCTTGCAGGAACAACTCTAGAGGAGATACATGCTGCAGAACAAGCAACCAAAGAACATAGCAGCAAATCAACAGAAAATGAAGTGTTGGCTGTTCAGAATTATGATCCATCTGGAATGAAGGGAAAAGAAGTGTTGCTTGCAGGAACAACTCTAGAGGAGATACATGCTGCAGAACAAGCAACCAAAGAACATAGCAGCAAATCAACAGAAAATGAAGTGTTGGCTGTTCAGAATTATGATCCATCTGGAATGAAGGGAAAAGAAGTGGTGCTTGCAGGAACAACTCTAGAGGAGATACATGCTGCAGAACAAGCAACCAAAGAACATAGCAGCAAATCAACAGAAAATGATGTGATGCTTGTTCAGAATTATGATCCATCTGGAACGAAGGGAAAAGAAGTGGTGCTTGCAGGAACAACTCTAGAGGAGATACACGCTGCAGAACAAGCAACCAAAGAATATAGCAACAAATCAACAGAAAATGAAGTGACGGTTGTTCAGTATTATGATCCATCTGGAATGAAGGGAAAAGAAGTGTTGCTTGCAGGAACAACTCTAGAGGAGATACATGCTGCAGTACAAGCAACCAAAGAACATAGCAGCAAATCAACAGAAAATGAAGTGACGCCTGTTCAGAATTATGATCCATCTGGAATGAAGGGAAAAGAAGTGGTGCATGCTGGAATTGTTCGTACTATAGGAGGCACACAACCAGGTCTATTGAATCCTATGATTGGTGAAAGAAGCGATCCACAAAGAAAGTTAATGGGTGGAGGTGAATACAACGGTGACAACGCCATCAGGGGAACTCAACAACAACTGGCTGGAGCCAAAAGAAGTGGTGATTTTGCAGGCATTAGTTCAACTTCTCAGCTCCACTTTAGAAGGAGGAGCGAAACAAGTTTATTCGCACCACTTTTCCAAGAGAATAACAATCTGAGGAATGCTCAAAATATGTTGGTAAGATCATATGACAGAACAAGTCAAGTGCCTTGGAATGTTCATAATGTTGAAGTTGTTTTTCCCATGGCATCTCTTACCCCATCTTCTCGTATGGCATGTATCGATAACATGTCACTGGTTCAACTCAAGGCCTTGGCAAGTCAACTCAATATAGTTGGGGTGTCCAAAACTCGAAAGGCTGACCTGCAACAACTGCTTCGCACTAAGCTGCAAGCTCAAGATTGGCCATGA
- the LOC107031928 gene encoding UDP-URONIC ACID TRANSPORTER 1-like produces the protein MLSGQLEKKGFFIATLITFWYSSNIGVLLLNKLLLSNYGFRFPIFLTMCHMTACAVLSYVSIVFLKIAPFQRIKSRSQFLRISTLSVVFCGSVVGGNISLRYLPVSFNQAVGATTPFFTALFAYLMTRKQEAWATYGCLVPVVTGVVIASGGEPSFHLYGFIMCIGATAARAFKSVLQGVLLSSEGEKLNSMNLLLYMSPIAVAVLLPAALIMEPNVIDVTATLATEHRYLGLLIVVNSAMAYGANLLNFLVTKHTSALTLQVLGNAKGAVAVVISILIFQNPVTFIGIAGYTMTVMGVVAYGESKRRHK, from the exons atgttgtctGGACAATTAGAAAAGAAGGGTTTTTTCATAGCTACACTTATAACATTTTGGTATTCCTCAAATATTGGAGTTCTTCTTTTGAACAAATTATTGCTGTCAAATTATGGATTTAGATTCCCAATTTTTCTTACAATGTGTCATATGACAGCTTGTGCTGTTCTTAGCTATGTTTCTATTGTTTTCTTAAAGATTGCACCTTTTCAGAGGATTAAATCAAGGTCTCAATTTTTAAGAATTTCTACACTTAGTGTTGTCTTTTGTGGGTCTGTTGTTGGTGGGAACATTTCTTTAAGGTACTTGCCTGTGTCGTTTAATCAGGCTGTGGGTGCAACAACACCCTTTTTTACTGCATTGTTTGCTTATTTGATGACAAGGAAGCAAGAAGCTTGGGCTACTTATGGTTGCCTTGTTCCTGTTGTTACTGGGGTTGTTATTGCAAGTGGG GGTGAGCCAAGCTTCCACCTTTATGGATTTATCATGTGTATTGGTGCAACTGCTGCTAGAGCCTTTAAGTCTGTTCTTCAAGGAGTTCTTCTTTCTTCTGAAGG GGAAAAGCTGAACTCCATGAATCTCCTGCTCTACATGTCACCAATTGCTGTCGCAGTATTATTGCCTGCTGCACTCATTATGGAGCCCAATGTTATCGATGTCACTGCAACACTCGCGACTGAACACAGATACCTTGGCCTGCTTATTGTGGTTAATTCCGCAATGGCCTATGGTGCCAATTTATTGAACTTTTTGGTGACTAAGCATACCAGTGCATTGACACTCCAG GTCCTAGGCAATGCAAAAGGTGCAGTTGCTGTTGTTATCTCCATACTTATTTTCCAAAATCCAGTAACATTCATCGGAATCGCGGGCTACACAATGACTGTGATGGGAGTTGTTGCTTATGGAGAATCCAAAAGAAGGCACAAATAA
- the LOC107031929 gene encoding uncharacterized protein LOC107031929: MALCSIYKYGSKAQGLAFLAFGSISFLVFVYVAIVSKLLPPFDNPILAAIQNDRYYCFLVPLTLPILVVAIYFHWLSMKIFKHA, translated from the exons ATGGCTCTGTGTTCTATTTACAAGTATGGTTCAAAAGCTCAAGGGTTGGCGTTTCTTGCATTTGGGTCCATTTCCTTTTTGGTATTTGTTTATGTTGCTATTGTCTCCAAGTTGCTTCCGCCATTCGATAATCCGATCCTTGCAGCCATTCAGAATGACAG ATACTATTGCTTTCTGGTTCCATTAACGCTTCCCATCCTTGTTGTTGCTATATATTTCCACTGGCTCAGCATGAAGATCTTTAAGCATGCATAG
- the LOC107032138 gene encoding zeatin O-glucosyltransferase-like, which produces MAKLTNHEVAIVMIPLPAQGHLNQLLHLSRLISAYRLPLHFAGAAVHLRQAKNRIHGWNPLSTSSTVKFHELPIPNYETPLPNPNSTTKFPSQLMPSFHATIHLRHPITSLLQELSRNYRRVIVIYDSLIAWVLQDTPSIPNVECYSFRSISAFSIYSWDKSTVTPEFTEYSRVQFEFREIVNYGNLYNSCYEIEGSYLDFLAKEKSARNKQWAIGPLNPVKRFDKKNSLISHKCMNWLDEQEPNSVIFVSFGTTTTFSDEQIKELAIGLEKSEQRFIWVLREADKGDIFTGESREVELPEGYEERVGKRGVIVRDWAPQLEILGHESTGGFMSHCGWNSCMESISMAVPILAWPMHSDQPRNAVLVTDVLKIGVELRDWAKRDELVSSVAVAECVKRLMDSAEGDEMRQRVMELSKSVLDGGGSGREMASFIAHITR; this is translated from the coding sequence ATGGCGAAACTCACCAATCATGAAGTTGCCATAGTAATGATTCCACTACCAGCACAAGGCCATTTAAATCAACTCCTCCACCTCTCCCGCCTCATCTCCGCCTATCGCCTCCCACTCCACTTCGCCGGAGCAGCCGTACACCTCCGTCAAGCAAAAAATCGCATTCATGGCTGGAACCCACTCTCCACCTCCTCCACCGTCAAATTCCACGAACTCCCAATCCCAAATTACGAAACCCCtcttcctaatccaaattcCACCACCAAATTCCCTTCCCAATTGATGCCCTCTTTCCACGCCACGATTCATCTTCGTCACCCGATTACTTCCCTTTTACAAGAACTTTCCAGAAATTACAGAAGAGTAATTGTTATTTACGATTCTTTAATAGCTTGGGTTCTTCAAGATACTCCTTCTATACCAAATGTTGAGTGTTACAGCTTTCGTAGCATTTCAGCTTTTTCGATTTACTCTTGGGATAAATCCACTGTAACGCCGGAGTTTACAGAGTATAGCAGAGTACAATTTGAGTTCAGAGAAATTGTTAATTATGGTAATTTATACAATTCTTGCTATGAAATTGAAGGATCGTATCTTGATTTTCTAGCAAAAGAGAAAAGTGCGCGTAATAAACAATGGGCTATTGGTCCATTAAACCCTGTGAAAcggtttgataaaaaaaattcattaatttcGCATAAATGTATGAATTGGCTTGATGAGCAAGAACCAAATTCTGTAATATTCGTGTCTTTCGGGACGACGACTACGTTTTCTGATGAACAAATTAAGGAATTAGCAATTGGGTTGGAGAAAAGTGAGCAGAGATTTATATGGGTATTGAGGGAAGCTGATAAAGGTGACATTTTTACAGGGGAAAGTAGAGAAGTTGAGTTACCAGAAGGGTATGAAGAGAGAGTGGGGAAAAGAGGGGTTATAGTGAGAGATTGGGCACCACAATTGGAGATATTAGGACACGAGTCGACGGGTGGATTCATGAGTCATTGCGGATGGAATTCATGTATGGAGAGTATATCTATGGCAGTACCAATATTAGCTTGGCCAATGCATTCAGATCAACCAAGAAATGCAGTTTTGGTAACTGATGTGTTGAAAATTGGAGTAGAATTGAGGGATTGGGCAAAGAGAGATGAGTTGGTGAGTTCAGTTGCAGTTGCAGAATGTGTTAAGAGATTGATGGATTCTGCAGAAGGAGATGAGATGAGACAGAGGGTTATGGAGTTGAGTAAATCAGTGCTGGATGGTGGTGGCAGTGGCAGAGAGATGGCTTCTTTCATTGCCCATATTACAAGATAA